A portion of the Candidatus Pristimantibacillus lignocellulolyticus genome contains these proteins:
- a CDS encoding carbohydrate ABC transporter permease — protein sequence MNSVVKAQTNHPSVAKAKKSKLSRGIGKAVLYIILLVHLIFTAYPFVWMMISSFKSNKEYFENPWGLPSVWKFSNYLDAWNQGISKYLFNSVYITFFSVVGLLLVATLIGFYLSVRPFKGSKVLLGAFFLGMLIPVHSTLIPLFTLANKVGAYDTFWSLFFPYIAFNLPVAIFLIHGFFRGIPKELEEAAIVDGCNIYQTFFRVYFPLAKPILATVTILSFFNIMNDFVFPLIMVSQDSLKTLPLGLMSFKGNFSADYSLISAALVITTAPIIILYMFLQKYIQNGVVAGSVKG from the coding sequence ATGAATTCAGTTGTTAAAGCGCAGACAAATCACCCGAGTGTAGCAAAAGCTAAAAAAAGTAAGCTTTCAAGAGGTATTGGCAAAGCTGTATTATATATTATCCTGCTTGTCCATTTGATCTTTACAGCTTATCCCTTTGTTTGGATGATGATTTCATCGTTCAAATCCAATAAAGAATATTTTGAAAATCCTTGGGGTTTACCTTCTGTATGGAAGTTTAGTAATTACTTAGATGCTTGGAATCAAGGGATCAGCAAATATTTATTCAATAGTGTCTACATTACGTTCTTTTCAGTTGTCGGCTTACTATTAGTGGCTACTCTTATTGGATTCTACTTATCGGTACGCCCTTTCAAAGGATCGAAAGTATTGCTAGGTGCCTTTTTCTTAGGGATGTTAATTCCGGTTCATAGTACATTAATCCCGTTATTTACACTTGCCAATAAGGTTGGTGCATACGATACATTTTGGTCATTATTCTTCCCGTATATTGCCTTTAATTTACCGGTAGCAATCTTTCTAATTCATGGATTTTTCCGAGGGATACCGAAGGAATTGGAAGAGGCAGCAATCGTCGACGGTTGCAACATATACCAAACCTTCTTTAGAGTATATTTTCCGTTAGCTAAGCCTATTCTGGCTACAGTAACGATTCTGTCCTTCTTCAATATTATGAATGATTTTGTATTCCCATTGATTATGGTTTCACAGGATTCACTTAAAACGTTACCACTTGGATTAATGAGTTTCAAAGGTAACTTTAGTGCGGACTATTCATTAATTAGTGCAGCACTTGTAATTACAACAGCGCCTATTATCATTTTATATATGTTCTTGCAAAAATATATTCAAAACGGTGTAGTTGCCGGTTCAGTTAAAGGATAG